The genomic window GTTGCTATGGATTAAATTGAATTTGTTAATAATTAATCAATTGAATTGAATAAAAACACACCATCTTTTTTATAAGATAAGATAAAGTTGGAATTATTTTCTAGTTGATTGACTAAATTGTTAACCGTGTCTTGGGAATTTTCCCACCCTGGATAACGAGTATTTAGTAAAATATAATCAAACTCTTTGACATTAATCGGTTCTCGATCTTTGATAGCTAATTTAATAACAGAACGATGGGTTAAATGGGGTGAAATTTGCGGAGAGGTTAATACTTTTACTTCAGTAGGAACTAATTTAACTGCTTCTCTCATAGCCGATACTGTTTCGATTTGTTCTAAATATCGAGAGGTAAAATAACCATATTTTCCTAATGCTAAAAAAGCAATCAATGACCACAATATTATATATTTTGGTTGACGAAATAAGCTTTTATTGGCAGCTAAAGTTGCTATTACTGATAATAATAAAAAGGGTAAAATAGGAATAGAATATTGATGAACTAAATCTTTTTGTGGTTGATAATCAGTTAATAAATTTAGAGTTAAGGCAGGAATAGCCGCAACTAAAGGCGTTAAATAACGAGGGGATAAACCCCAAATAACAGGAATAAATAATAAGATAATATATTCTAAATTTGCCAAAGTAAAAAAGCGACTTAAAATGATATTAGGTTTCAAAATTAAATTAGTTAAAATTTCTATTACTGAGTCCCCTAAAAAAGAATAACGTCCCACTGCGGCTACTTCATCCCCACTAAATTGAGGAATAATTAATTGTGTCGTAATAATAAACCAAAATACGCCTAAAAATAAAGCTAAAATTCCATACTTTTTTCTATTTTCAAAGAATAATAACCAGACTCCCATTGCTGCAACAGTTAAGGATAAAACCGCTTTACAACTTAAAATTAAAATAATAGCAATAATAAACTGTAGAATTTTTTTTGATCTCGCTGCTAATACTGCCCAAAATATTGTAGGTAAAGCAATGACTTCTGAATGAAAATCAAATAAATTAACATTAAAAATTAAAGGATAAAGTAAATAAACACCAACAATAGTTAAAGCTAAATTATCCTTTAAACCTGCTTGTTTAGCTAATAACCATAAAAGAACAATAGAAATAGATAAAGCGATCGCTTGAATTAAAAATAACCAATGAACATTAGAATAAATAACATAAAATAACGCCAAGGGATAAAAAATAAAAGCAGCGTGATCCCCCAAAATATGATCCTCAGAAAAAGAAACAATCGGGGGTTTTCCTTGACTAATTAAATAGAGAGATTGATCAAACCAACCTAAATCTAAAGCATTAGATTGAAATAACCAATGACGTAAACTAGCACAAAAAAATAAAACTAAACTGCTAATCCCAAATATTAACCATAATTTACGGGGAATTTTCATCATTTCCACTTTGAATAAAGGTAAAGACGTTTCATGAAACGTCTCTACATAAAGATAAAATTGATCCTATTGAGTTCCATAATTCAACCTGATCTAAGTTCGATATAAGACTATTTATAAATCATTCATTGACAAAAATCTTAACTCCGAACTCCGAACCCCTAACTCCGAAATCAAATTAACGATTTTCCGACTTATAAAAAGGCTTTTTAACCACTTTAGCAGGGTATAATTTTCCTCTAATTTCTACCTCAACCATTGTCCCTATTTTACTTAACGCTGTGGGAACATAAGCTAAAGCGATCGCTTTTCCAACTGTGGGCCCAATGGTTCCGCTAGTGACTTCTCCCACAATTTTGCCCTCAGAAGCCACCGAATAGCCATGACGGGCAATATGTCGTCCTTCCATTTCTAAGCCGACTAAACGCCGTTTAACCCCTTCTGTAGCTTGTTTTTCTAACACTTCTCGCCCCATAAACTCACCTTTTTTATCCAAATGCACCAGCCATTTTAACCCGGCTTCTAGGGGAGTGGTATGATCATCAATATCTTGACCGTATAAAGACATAGCAGCTTCTAAACGCAGGGTATCTCTAGCCCCCAAACCGCAAGGGGTTACGCCAGCTTGAAGTAGCGATCGCCATAACTCTTGTCCTCCTTCAGGATCGATCATCACCTCAAACCCATCTTCGCCAGTGTATCCAGTTCGGGCAATAAACGCAGGATATCCCAACACTTCAGTATCTGTATGGCCAAAGAAAGACAGTTGAGTGAGATCAGCCTCAACCAAAGGCTGTAATTTTTCGACGGTTTCGGGGCCTTGAATGGCTAATAAGACTTTTTGTGAAGATACATCAGTAAAATTAAGACTGGTTGCGCCTAAATTCGACAAAATCCACTTTTTATCCTTATCTTTCGTAGCTGCATTAACAATAATAACCGCTTTTTCTTCCCCTTGACAGTAAACAATGATGTCATCAATAATACCCCCATCTGGGTTTAATAAGACGGTATATTGAGCTTTACCTGGGGTTAACCGTTCTAAGTCAGAAGGAACTAGGGACTGTAACATAGGAAATAAACCTTCTCCCTCTAAAGTAAACTTACCCATGTGAGAAATATCAAACATTCCCACCCCAGTTCTGACGGCGTGATGTTCTACTTTTAGTCCAGTAAACTGTACTGGCATTTCCCAACCCGAAAACGCTGTCATTCTCGCTTTCTGTTGGATGATTAAATCATATAAAGGAGTACGCAAAAGAGAATCAGAGACGTTAGAATTAGCCACAGGAATTTATTGATAATCAGTGAGTTATATTTTAACCTGAGTTCGACTTTTCTCCTGACTGGGAGTATTCTGACTTTTTTGTAAATATTAAATACTATGGATCATTTTTTTCAATTTGAACAAGAATTTGTAGAATCTTTACACTGTATTCCCATGATTGTCCGTCTCAAGTTAGATACTTGTGGGGTAAAACTAAAATTAATGCACTGGAATCAATTCACCTCAGAAGAAAAAAAAGTTTTAGTTAATATGGCTTGTGAAACTCCAGAAGAAGTAAAGTTATATCGAAATTTTTTGCAAACCTTAGTCACTGAAAAAACGGGAATTCCAGCGAAAACTTTACCGATTGATGATAATCCTCCTTGGTTAAATAATGAGAAAATTCCTGAAGAAATTCAAAAGAAAGCGGCAGAGTTTAACAAAGAAATTACATTACAACAATGGGATAAATTAAGTCCATTACAACGATTTGCTTTAATTAAATTGAGTCGTCCCAGTCATGAAAATAGTAACTTTTATCCTGCTTTAGAGGAGTTTGATTTGTAGATGGATCAATAGGTGATCGCTAAATCACTTCACAATTTACATTAGTTATCTCATCTTTGATAGATTATGAATTTTAAGTTTAGTAATTTTTATTATTTTCAGATGAGTTTGTAAAATCTACTAAAATAGTAGTAATTAAGGAGGAAAGAAAAGGTAAATCTTGCTTAACCGTATCCCAAACCACATTTAATTTAACAGAAAAATATTGATGAGTTACCTTATCTCTCATTTTAGCGATTTCTTTCCAAGGAACTTGAGGATATTCTTGTCTAGTGTAATCAGGAATTTTCTTTACGGCTTCACCAATAATTTGAATTGCTCGTGTGACGGCAAAAATAGTCTTTTTATCCTGACAAAAAGCCTCAAAATTCATTCCTTCTGTAAATTCAACAGCTAATCTAATTGCTTCTTCTATGTCCCTTAAATAATCTTCAGTATATCGCTTAATCATAAATAAATAACTTCTGAAAGAATTTGTTCACCAATTTTAGGTTTTAGACTATCTTTCATGACTAAATCAACTTGAACCCCTAATAAATCACTAAGATAATTTTCTAGACGACAAAAAGTTAATAAACCAAAGTGATATTCTGATTCAAATTCAACCAAAATATCAAGATCGCTGTTTGGTGTTTCTTCTCCTCTGACATAAGAACCAAAGATTCCCAATGTTTTAATATGATATTGTTTTTTTAAATATGAAACTTGTTCTCTTAAGCGAGTTTTTATTTTTTCTATCTTAGTCATTGAATTCTATCCTTTAACTACGACACTATTATTTGCATACTTTTTATACTTTTGTATTATATTCCCAAACAGTTCTTGATTTAATGGCAATTATAGAAATAATTTAAAGATTTCTTGCTGTTGCGTTTAGGGAAAAACCTTGTAATGATACAATTCATAAGACCTAAAACAGCATCAGGTAAGACTATCGTGGTTCAATTATCCGCTTCACCCCCTCAAACTCCCCCACCTACAGACACCAACGCCTTAAAAAACTGGTTAGAGATTTTATCCCAACGTATTATAAACGGCGATCGCCTCACTAAAACAGAAGCCTTAACCCTCACCCAAATAGACGGCCAAGATAACATCTTATTACTGTGTGAAGCAGCCGATCGCATCCGTCAAGCTTGTTGTGGTAACGTAGTAGACTTGTGTAGCATTATCAACGTAAAATCCGGCAACTGCTCAGAAAATTGCCAATTTTGCTCCCAGTCTGTCCACCACCAAGGGGAAAATAGTCCTATCTATGGCTTAAAATCTTCTGAAGAAATTCTCGCCCAAGCTAAAGCAGCCGAAGTAGCCGGGGCAAAACGTTTCTGTTTAGTCAGTCAAGGAAGAGGACCGAAATATAATAGTCCCCAATCAGGAGAATTTGAGAAAATACTAGAAACAGTAAGACAGATTACTACCGAAACCAATATTAAGCCCTGTTGCGCCCTCGGAGAAGTGACTCTCGAACAAGCAGAAGCATTAAAAGAAGCTGGTGTCACTCGCTACAACCATAATTTAGAAGCCTCCGAAAACTATTATCAATCCATCGTTTCTACCCATTCCTGGGGCGATCGCGTCGAAACCGTTAAAAACCTCAAAAAAGCAGGAATTCAAGCCTGTACGGGTGGAATAATGGGCATGGGAGAGACGTGGGAGGATAGGGTTGACCTCGCCATCTCCTTACGAGAATTAGAAGTAGATTCCGTTCCCATCAACCTCCTCAACCCAAGAGAAGGAACCCCTTTAGGCCATTTACCGAAACTGGATGTATTTGATGCCTTAAAAGCGATCGCTATTTTCCGTTTTCTTCTCCCTGAGCAAATTCTACGGTACGCTGGCGGACGGGAGGCTGTCATGGGAGAATTACAAAGTTTAGGGTTAAAATCAGGAATTAATGCTATGCTGATTGGACATTACCTAACGACCCTGGGGCAACCCCCAGAAAACGATCACGCCATGCTAGAATCTTTAGGACTGCAAGGGGGTGAAGCTCCAATACCCGGTGAATATAAAAAGAAAACCCAAAAAAAAGCTCACTAATACAACAAAATCCTCATCAACGGTGTCTTTTGCCAATGAACTGCTTTGGGCGATAATCGGCTTATTACTAACTATATTCAGCACCTTTGTTGAAGCTTTCGTCACGAATATGCCCTGGACTTGGACTGAACAAGGGGTCAATAGTATGCCCCTTGGGGTCACGTTTCAAGTGGGGGCTGTCCTGCTAACCGGCTGTATGGGCGGAAAAAACGCAGGTTTCTTAGCTCAAGTGGCTTATGTGTTCTTGGGTTTATTTTGGTATCCCGTTTTTGCTCAAGGGGGTGGCTTACAATACTGGCAACAACCGAGTTTTGGTTATATTTTAGGGTTTATGCCGGGGGCTTGGTTGTGTGGTTGGTTGGCATTTCAGAGAAGAACAAAGTTAGAAGTATTAGGAATTAGTGCTGCTGCTGGTTTATTAATCATTCATGGTTGTGGCTTAATTTATTTATTAGGACTCTTCTTTCTCAGCCCTGCTAACTTACCCTCAGATAATCTTTTTGACCTTATTATTAATTATTCCGTTGAGCCTATTCCTGGGCAATTAGTGGTGGTTTGTGTTGTGGCTGTTATTGCGTTTATTTTGCGTCATATTCTCTTTTATTAATTAGATTCGTGAAAAAAAATCGTTGGTTTTGGATAGTCGGTATTATCGGTTTTATTATAGATCAAGTGACTAAATATTGGGTGGTGCAAACCTTTCCTACCATTGGTGATACCATACCGTTATGGTCAGGGGTTTTTCACTTTACTTATGTCATTAATACAGGGGCTGCATTCAGCTTTTTTGAAGGGGGGGCTAAATGGTTACGTTGGCTTTCTTTGGGGGTGAGTTTAGGGTTAATGGCGTTAGCTTGGTGGGGAGAAAAAATGAAAGTAACAGAACAATTAGGCTATGGGTTTATTTTATCTGGTGCATTAGGCAATGGATTAGATCGTTTTTTATTTGGCTATGTGGTAGATTTTTTAGATTTTCGTTTAATTAATTTTCCTGTGTTTAATTTAGCCGATGTTTTTATTAATATTGGCATTTTACTTTTATTAATAGCTAGTTTGGGATCTCAATCTTCTGGGAAAGTCTCTTAGTAAAGAAGTTCAAATGTAATATTTGCTCTATTCCATGTAAAATGACCCTTTCAGCAGTTTTTAGGTCAAATGTACGGGGAAGTTCAGTTATTAAGTCAGGTGGGCAATGCCCACCTGGCAAGTTAATTATTTAGCAGGGGTTAAGGTTTTTTCCTCAACCATAACAGGGTTAGGGTTTGTTTCAGGACTGTTTGCCTCAGAGGGAGGAACCACTTGCCAGAATTGGCCCACATATTCACCCCAGTTATTTAGAATATGTTCAGCTTTTTTACTGCCAGTACGTTCAAAATGAGCCTCAATTAATCCCTTTAATTGTGCTTCTCCTGCTTCGGTACAGATCCGTTGAATTTCCACAATTTCGGGGTTAACTTTTTCGGGGAAGTTGTTATCTTCATCCAAGAAATAAGCCAAACCGCCGGTCATACCTGCCCCTACGTTACGGCCAACAGAACCGAGAACTACGATCACACCACCGGTCATGTATTCACAACAGTGATCCCCGGCCCCTTCAATAACCGCTTTACCCATAGAGTTACGCACTCCAAACCGTTCACCGGCGCGGCCATTGGCGTATAAAACACCGCCAGTTGACCCGTAAAGGCAAGTATTACCGACGATAACGTTGTCTGCTGCCTTATAGGTGGCATCTTTGGGAGGAACGATAACCACCTCGCCTCCGTGCATTCCTTTGCACACATAGTCGTTAGCTTCCCCTTCTAGGTACATGATCATACCCGGCAGGTTAAACGCGGCAAAACTCTGACCAGCAGCCCCAGTAAAGTTAAATTTTAACTCCCCAGAAAAGCCCGTATTACCGTATTTTTTAGCTAATGTTCCCGAAATACGCGCCCCAACGGTGCGATCGGTGTTGACAATTTTGACATTTTTTGATACTCTTCCGTGGGTGTTGATGGCAGAACTTACCGCAGCGTCAGCCAATAATTCATCATCCAATACAGGCCCATTGCTGTGTACGTCTTCGTGGTTTAACCAACTGCGATCGCTTTTCACATCGGGAAGATTCAGCAGACAGTCCAAGTTAATGGACTGAGTTTTAGTTAAATTAGCGTTTTTCCGCATTTTCAGGAGATCAGACCGTCCGATAACCTCATCTAAGGAACGATAGCCTAATTTGGCTAAAATTGAGCGCACTTCCTCAGCAATAAAATAGAAGAAGTTGACCACATTTTCAGGAACACCGGTGAACCGTTTACGCAACTTTTCTTGTTGCGTTGCCACACCCACAGGACAGTTA from Crocosphaera subtropica ATCC 51142 includes these protein-coding regions:
- a CDS encoding nucleotidyltransferase family protein produces the protein MTKIEKIKTRLREQVSYLKKQYHIKTLGIFGSYVRGEETPNSDLDILVEFESEYHFGLLTFCRLENYLSDLLGVQVDLVMKDSLKPKIGEQILSEVIYL
- a CDS encoding DUF2079 domain-containing protein, whose product is MKIPRKLWLIFGISSLVLFFCASLRHWLFQSNALDLGWFDQSLYLISQGKPPIVSFSEDHILGDHAAFIFYPLALFYVIYSNVHWLFLIQAIALSISIVLLWLLAKQAGLKDNLALTIVGVYLLYPLIFNVNLFDFHSEVIALPTIFWAVLAARSKKILQFIIAIILILSCKAVLSLTVAAMGVWLLFFENRKKYGILALFLGVFWFIITTQLIIPQFSGDEVAAVGRYSFLGDSVIEILTNLILKPNIILSRFFTLANLEYIILLFIPVIWGLSPRYLTPLVAAIPALTLNLLTDYQPQKDLVHQYSIPILPFLLLSVIATLAANKSLFRQPKYIILWSLIAFLALGKYGYFTSRYLEQIETVSAMREAVKLVPTEVKVLTSPQISPHLTHRSVIKLAIKDREPINVKEFDYILLNTRYPGWENSQDTVNNLVNQLENNSNFILSYKKDGVFLFNSID
- the gcvT gene encoding glycine cleavage system aminomethyltransferase GcvT, whose product is MANSNVSDSLLRTPLYDLIIQQKARMTAFSGWEMPVQFTGLKVEHHAVRTGVGMFDISHMGKFTLEGEGLFPMLQSLVPSDLERLTPGKAQYTVLLNPDGGIIDDIIVYCQGEEKAVIIVNAATKDKDKKWILSNLGATSLNFTDVSSQKVLLAIQGPETVEKLQPLVEADLTQLSFFGHTDTEVLGYPAFIARTGYTGEDGFEVMIDPEGGQELWRSLLQAGVTPCGLGARDTLRLEAAMSLYGQDIDDHTTPLEAGLKWLVHLDKKGEFMGREVLEKQATEGVKRRLVGLEMEGRHIARHGYSVASEGKIVGEVTSGTIGPTVGKAIALAYVPTALSKIGTMVEVEIRGKLYPAKVVKKPFYKSENR
- a CDS encoding DUF86 domain-containing protein; translated protein: MIKRYTEDYLRDIEEAIRLAVEFTEGMNFEAFCQDKKTIFAVTRAIQIIGEAVKKIPDYTRQEYPQVPWKEIAKMRDKVTHQYFSVKLNVVWDTVKQDLPFLSSLITTILVDFTNSSENNKNY
- a CDS encoding nitrate reductase associated protein; the encoded protein is MDHFFQFEQEFVESLHCIPMIVRLKLDTCGVKLKLMHWNQFTSEEKKVLVNMACETPEEVKLYRNFLQTLVTEKTGIPAKTLPIDDNPPWLNNEKIPEEIQKKAAEFNKEITLQQWDKLSPLQRFALIKLSRPSHENSNFYPALEEFDL
- the bioB gene encoding biotin synthase BioB is translated as MIQFIRPKTASGKTIVVQLSASPPQTPPPTDTNALKNWLEILSQRIINGDRLTKTEALTLTQIDGQDNILLLCEAADRIRQACCGNVVDLCSIINVKSGNCSENCQFCSQSVHHQGENSPIYGLKSSEEILAQAKAAEVAGAKRFCLVSQGRGPKYNSPQSGEFEKILETVRQITTETNIKPCCALGEVTLEQAEALKEAGVTRYNHNLEASENYYQSIVSTHSWGDRVETVKNLKKAGIQACTGGIMGMGETWEDRVDLAISLRELEVDSVPINLLNPREGTPLGHLPKLDVFDALKAIAIFRFLLPEQILRYAGGREAVMGELQSLGLKSGINAMLIGHYLTTLGQPPENDHAMLESLGLQGGEAPIPGEYKKKTQKKAH
- a CDS encoding biotin transporter BioY codes for the protein MNIKRKPKKKLTNTTKSSSTVSFANELLWAIIGLLLTIFSTFVEAFVTNMPWTWTEQGVNSMPLGVTFQVGAVLLTGCMGGKNAGFLAQVAYVFLGLFWYPVFAQGGGLQYWQQPSFGYILGFMPGAWLCGWLAFQRRTKLEVLGISAAAGLLIIHGCGLIYLLGLFFLSPANLPSDNLFDLIINYSVEPIPGQLVVVCVVAVIAFILRHILFY
- the lspA gene encoding signal peptidase II; this encodes MKKNRWFWIVGIIGFIIDQVTKYWVVQTFPTIGDTIPLWSGVFHFTYVINTGAAFSFFEGGAKWLRWLSLGVSLGLMALAWWGEKMKVTEQLGYGFILSGALGNGLDRFLFGYVVDFLDFRLINFPVFNLADVFINIGILLLLIASLGSQSSGKVS